The following are from one region of the Hyla sarda isolate aHylSar1 chromosome 6, aHylSar1.hap1, whole genome shotgun sequence genome:
- the LOC130276963 gene encoding E3 SUMO-protein ligase ZBED1-like isoform X2, translating to MASAVDPRFKNLPFLPADEADDIYARLTEAVEVEIQKLTTTSTMQEEKEDKEDNQPATNIQPPMKKPRASCALAELLGQTFSFDKHNRAQKSAHDVAATEVRMFRDETPLPLNDDPLDWWRKHIAEYPHIVAKCFLCIPGTSVSAERVFSTAGDIVSAQRSVLKAGHVDQLVFLNKNLKMKKK from the exons ATGGCATCAGCTGTTGACCCTCGGTTCAAGAATCTACCCTTCCTCCCTGCTGATGAGGCTGATGACATCTACGCACGACTGACTGAAGCTGTGGAGGTTGAGATACAAAAGctaactactacttctactatg CAAGAAGAAAAGGAGGACAAAGAAGACAATCAACCAGCAACCAACATCCAGCCACCCATGAAGAAACCCAGAGCATCATGTGCATTGGCGGAGCTGCTTGGACAAACTTTTTCCTTTGACAAACACAATCGAGCACAAAAATCTGCACATGATGTTGCAGCAACTGAAGTTAGAATGTTTAGAGATGAAACCCCCTTGCCTCTCAATGATGACCCTCTTGACTGGTGGAGGAAGCACATTGCAGAGTATCCTCACATAGTAGCAAAGTGTTTCCTCTGCATCCCTGGTACAAGTGTCTCTGCAGAACGAGTTTTCTCCACTGCAGGAGACATTGTGTCTGCACAAAGAAGTGTCCTTAAAGCTGGGCATGTAGATCAGCTTGTGTTCCTCAACAAGAATCTTAAGATGAAGAAAAAATAA
- the LOC130276963 gene encoding E3 SUMO-protein ligase ZBED1-like isoform X1, translating into MASAVDPRFKNLPFLPADEADDIYARLTEAVEVEIQKLTTTSTMQQEEKEDKEDNQPATNIQPPMKKPRASCALAELLGQTFSFDKHNRAQKSAHDVAATEVRMFRDETPLPLNDDPLDWWRKHIAEYPHIVAKCFLCIPGTSVSAERVFSTAGDIVSAQRSVLKAGHVDQLVFLNKNLKMKKK; encoded by the exons ATGGCATCAGCTGTTGACCCTCGGTTCAAGAATCTACCCTTCCTCCCTGCTGATGAGGCTGATGACATCTACGCACGACTGACTGAAGCTGTGGAGGTTGAGATACAAAAGctaactactacttctactatg CAGCAAGAAGAAAAGGAGGACAAAGAAGACAATCAACCAGCAACCAACATCCAGCCACCCATGAAGAAACCCAGAGCATCATGTGCATTGGCGGAGCTGCTTGGACAAACTTTTTCCTTTGACAAACACAATCGAGCACAAAAATCTGCACATGATGTTGCAGCAACTGAAGTTAGAATGTTTAGAGATGAAACCCCCTTGCCTCTCAATGATGACCCTCTTGACTGGTGGAGGAAGCACATTGCAGAGTATCCTCACATAGTAGCAAAGTGTTTCCTCTGCATCCCTGGTACAAGTGTCTCTGCAGAACGAGTTTTCTCCACTGCAGGAGACATTGTGTCTGCACAAAGAAGTGTCCTTAAAGCTGGGCATGTAGATCAGCTTGTGTTCCTCAACAAGAATCTTAAGATGAAGAAAAAATAA